CCTGTTAGCGACTCAATTAATCGTCCGCCGCCAACCCACTGGGCTACTGTTGCTGAGAACAAAAAGATTATAATACATAACGCAGAAAGAACAACTACCGCTTTATTATTGTATCTGCCCTTTAAATAATCAATAAGCGTAATTGCTTCCATCTTCCTAGCGATAATAGCAAACTTTTTACCGATAACCGTTAAAACGATATATCCTGTTACAACTTGAATCGCTGATAACAGCACCCATCCAAGACCTATATTGTAAGCAATACCAGGCCCGCCGATAAAGCTACTTGCACTACCGTACGTAGCAATCATCGTCATAGCTAATAATAAACCACCAAGTTCACGCCCACCAAGAAAATATTCTTGTAAAAATTTATTATTAGCGGTTGCTTGTACACGTCTTGATGCATATACACCAATTAAAAACACAACGATAAAAGAAATTATCATTGGGATTATTACATACCAATTCATCTATCATTCCTCACTTTTTTCTTCCTCATCGAGTGAAATATCTTGAAATAAAAAACGAACAACTAAAATAAGCAAAATAACCATTACGATAAATCCAACGATACAGCTATAAAAAAACCATGCTGGAAAACCTAATACATATGTATATTCACTCGGATCCTTACTTCCAAGCCCATAAGCAAATCCATACCATATTATAAAATTAATAATAGCTAATCCAAGACCAATTAACGCTTCTCTATGGGCAACTCGAAAGCGCGGATCATCATGATAATTCTTCATTTTCTCCCTCCTCTCACGATGTATAATTGTACCACTGTTTTTCTAGTTTTTCCTACTAGAAAACAAAAACGCGCAGGATTTTTTGTAATTATATAGAATACAATGTTTCATTACATATTTTTTACAATTGTAACGAAAATGAAATTTGAATTTTCAGCATTTTTTATTTATGATTTTAAGTAGAGGCTTTTCATCTAGTTCCCACATCCTTGATTTCGGAATAAACGCTGTCTCGTACTGCGTTTAAATTATATTTTCAAGGGGGTTATACAATGAGTCAACTAGCTGTAAATCTTCATGAAAAGGTAGAGAAATTTCTTCAAGGCACAAAGAAACTATA
This Bacillus mycoides DNA region includes the following protein-coding sequences:
- a CDS encoding YhdT family protein, with the protein product MKNYHDDPRFRVAHREALIGLGLAIINFIIWYGFAYGLGSKDPSEYTYVLGFPAWFFYSCIVGFIVMVILLILVVRFLFQDISLDEEEKSEE